In the genome of Triticum urartu cultivar G1812 chromosome 5, Tu2.1, whole genome shotgun sequence, one region contains:
- the LOC125510721 gene encoding 40S ribosomal protein S29 — MGHSNVWNSHPKNYGPGSRVCRVCGNSHGLIRKYGLMCCRQCFRSNAKDIGFIKYR, encoded by the exons atgggaCACTCGAACGTCTGGAACTCGCACCCCAAGAACTACGGCCCCGGATCCAGGGTTTG CCGTGTCTGCGGCAACTCGCATGGCCTGATCCGCAAGTACGGGCTGATGTGCTGCAGGCAGTGCTTCCGCAGCAACGCCAAGGACATTGGCTTCATCAAG TACCGTTAA